The sequence below is a genomic window from Streptococcus pantholopis.
ACAGAATATTTATCGGCCAGTGTTTTGCCGGTAATAAAGCTTTCTGTCAGCAGCAAATCCCTTAAAATGCTTACTTGTCTGTAATTCACATCATCACCCCCTTTCTTTAATTATGTTTCATTATAAAGGTTTACTGGCATAAAACAAAGCCAATATACTTCTTCATTAATGTGGAAGCGCTGCCAAAGCCGAAAGACAGGCAGCAGTCTCAAGTGTCAAATAAATAACTGACAATAAAAAAACACTTGTGAAGCTGAACATAAGGTTCAGCTTCACAAGTGCACTTCACATTCCAATCTTATTATTTTATTTATAAAACGGCAGGTCAGCTGTTAGCCCAGACGCTCTCCAAAATATTGGTTTGGTCACGCCCTGGGCCGACTGAAAAGGTTGAAATCCGTACACCGACCAGTTCACCGATACGACGCACATAGTGCCGGGCATTTTCCGGCAGCTCTTCCAAACTGCGAACATGCGTGATGTCCTCCTGCCAGCCCGGCAGCTCCTCATAAATAGGCCGGCAGCGCTTGAGCTGTTCTAAACTGGCCGGGTAGTGGCTAATCCGTTGGCCGTCTAATTCATAGGCTACACAGATTTTAACAGTATCCAGCCCAGACAGCACATCAATACAGTTTAAAGACAGGTTAGTAATTCCGGAAACCCGGCGGCTGTGCCGCATGACAACAGAATCAAACCAGCCAACCCGGCGGGGCCGTCCTGTTGTCGTGCCGTACTCATGGCCGATATCACGGATTCGCCCACCGATTTCATCAAACAGTTCAGTAGGAAAAGGACCGTCTCCAACCCGGCTGGTGTAAGCCTTGCAGACACCGACAACTTTATTGATTTTACTTGGGCCGACACCTGAGCCGATAGTCACCCCTCCGGCAACCGGATTGGAGGATGTCACAAAAGGATAGGTCCCCTGGTCGATATCCAGCATTACCCCTTGAGCCCCTTCAAATAAGACCCGCTTACCCCTATCAAGAGCATCATTGAGAATCACAGATGTATCGGTCACATACTCTTTTATTCTCTGCCCATAGGCATAGTATTCTTCAAAAATATCGGCAAAAGCCATTTCACTGCAGCCATACATTTTTTGAAAAAGGCGGTTTTTTTCAGCGAGATTAGCCTGCAGGCGTTCAGCAAAAATAGCCTTGTCCAAGAGATCGGCCACTCTGATTCCGACACGCGCCGCCTTATCCATATAGGCCGGTCCGATTCCCTTATTGGTCGTACCAATCTTATTATCGCCTTTAGCTTCTTCCTGCAGCTGATCAAGCTTGATATGATATGGAAGAATCACATGGGCCCTGTCCGAGATGCGCAGGCTCTCTGTTGCGATACCCTGCTGATGCAGATAATCCAGTTCCTCAACCAAAGACTTTGGATTGATAACGACGCCATTGCCGATAACCGAGATTTTTTCCGGAAAAAAGATTCCTGATGGAATCAGATGGAGCTTAAATGTTTTGCCATCAATCACAATAGTGTGGCCGGCATTATCGCCTCCCTGATAGCGTGCAATAACTTCTGCATCGGCCGATAAAAAATCCGTAATCTTCCCCTTGCCTTCATCCCCCCACTGGGTTCCAACAACTACTACTGATGTCATACCTTTGTCACAGGCCAGACAGGCCTTTATCCTTTCTTGACAGCATGGCAGGAATTGCACCTGCAGATTTGCCTTACAATTCATTATAGGAGATTTCAGCTTTTTTTTCAATATGCCATAGCAAAACACTGCGTTTTCTAAAAGAATCCTGTAAACTAAAAGTATACTGCTAGCAAGGAGAAAACTATGGCAAGGATCGATCATATTTTACAAGACAGTCCCCGGAGCCTTCCCGTCCTTCAGGCAACCTTTGGCTTGGAAAGAGAGAGTCTCCGTATCAATGCTGATCACAGACTGGCACAGACGCCCCATCCTGAATGCTTGGGCAGCCGGGACTTTCACCCATATATTCAGACGGACTACAGCGAACCTCAGATGGAGCTCATCACACCTGTCGCCTCTTCAACTAAGGAGGCCCTTCGTTTTTTAAGTGCCATTACGGATGTGGCACAGCGCTCATTAGAGCCCACCGAGTATCTTTGGCCCTTGTCAATGCCGCCTGAACTCCGGGAAGAAGAAGTTGAAATTGCCCATTTAAATGATGCCTTCGAGTACCGCTACAGAGAATACCTGAGGGACGTTTACGGTAAAATTCTCCAGTCCATGTCCGGAATTCATTATAATATGGAGCTGGGCAGAGATTTAATAGAACAGCTTTACGCAGTGAGCGGTTATAACTCGCCGATTGCCTTTAGAAATGCTCTCCATCTAAAACTGGCACAGAACTTCCTGCGTTACCAGTGGCTCCTGACCTATCTTTACGGGGCAAGTCCGATAGCAGAGCCCGGTTTTCTCAAAGAAAACAAATCTGGCCCCGTCCGCTCTATCCGCAACAGCCACTTGGGCTATGTTAATCATGAAAATATCAGCGTATCCTATGACAGCCTCCAAGACTATATTGAGGATATCGAGGGCTGTGTCGCAGACGGCAGGCTGATTGCTGAGAAAGAGTTTTACTCCCCTGTCCGCCTGCGCGGCAGCAAGCATAATCGGGACTACCTGACACAGGGGGTAACCTATTTGGAATTCCGCTGTTTTGACCTCAATCCCTACACTCCCACCGGTATCGACCAGAAAACTCTGGATACTGTCCATCTGTTCAGTTTGGCCTTGCTCTGGCTGGACAGTTCGGAGCAGGTTGACAGGGAGCTGGCACAGGCTAAGGAACTGAATAACCGCGTTGCTCTCAGCCATCCTTTGGAGAAACTTCCAAAAGAGGCACCGCTGGATGACCTTTTGACCGCTATGCTGGCTGTCATCACCCATTTCCAGCTCCCTTCCTATTATCAGGAGCTGCTGGAGGAGATCCGCAGACAGGCTGATAATCCAGCTTTGACCCTGGCCGGACGCCTCCATCAGGAAATCACTCAGAATTCACTGGCTGCATTTGGCCGGACCAAAGGACAGGAGCACCATGCCTATGCCTGGGAAGCGCCTTATGCTCTCAAAGGTTATGAGAACATGGAACTCTCCACTCAGATGCTGCTTTTTGATGCCATTCAGCAGGGAATCCATTTTGAAATTCTCGATGAAGCAGATCAGTTTCTCAAACTCTGGCACGGCAGCCATTACGAATATGTCAAAAACGGCAATATGACAGCCAAAGATAATTATGTCGTTCCTCTGGCCATGGCCAACAAGACCGTCACGAAAAAAATTCTGCAAGAGGCCGGTTTCCCGGTTCCGGGCGGTGCTGAATTCTCTGACAAAGAAACAGCCCTGCGCCACTACAGCCGGATTAAGCAAAAACCGATCGTGGTCAAGCCGAAATCCACTAATTTCGGACTGGGCATCTCCATTTTTAAAGAAGGTCTCAGCTTGGAAGCCTATGAAAAAGCGCTGGACATTGCTCTGGCAGAAGACAGCGCTGTCCTTGTTGAGGACTATATTGAGGGGACAGAATACCGCTTCTTTATTCTAGACGGCCAATGCGAAGCGGTCCTGCTGCGCGTTGCAGCCAATATTACCGGTGATGGCAGACACACAGTCCGCCAGCTCATAGACCGTAAAAATGCTAATCCGCTGAGAGGCAGAGACCACCGTTCGCCTTTGGAAATAATCCAGCTGGGAGAGGTTGAGAAACTTATGCTGGAGCAAGAGGGCTACCAGCCTGACGATATCCTGCCCCAAGGGCAGACCGTCTATCTGCGCCGAAATTCCAATATCTCAACCGGCGGTGACTCTATCGACTGCACCGAAAGCATGGATCCCTCTTACAAGGCGCTGGCTGCCGACATGGCTAAAGCGATGGGAGCCTGGGCCTGCGGTGTTGATCTGATTATCCCAGATAAAGAAAAACCAGCGACCGCAGAAGAGCCTAACTGCACCTGTATAGAACTCAATTTCAATCCTTCAATGTACATGCACACCTACTGTCAGGAAGGACCGGGACAGGCTATTACACCAAAAATTTTGGCCAAACTCTTCCCGGAAGCAGCAAAACAGCCTTAAAACTGAAGCTCAGAACCCGGCAGAGATAGATAAAAATCCCTTCTTTAAAACACTGCTCTTCCCAAGACTAAGCTTTTTAGGTGCGGCAGGCCGACTGAAGGGATTGTTTTTTAAACTTTTTTTAGATAAAATAAAGGTAATTGTCAAACCTGCATCAATACTGTAAAAACAGGCTTCAGGACTGACAGCTTTCTGTAAAACCTGCATTGAGCAAAATCTGCCCTATTATGGGTTTAAGCTGGGAAATCTACCTTCTGTTTGGCATTTACTGCTTTTTACGGAAAATCCTTGTCAGACAGACGCCGTTTACGCTAAAATAGATAATAATAAAGCAACCGCTGAAAACAGCTGTGCACAGAAGTCTTTTTTAAGAAACTTTTGAAAATGAGCTGCTGTAAGCCAAATCCTGCTGTCCATCATTACTCACTAAAAAGAAAGGGCTGGTACTTTATGCCTTATTATGGCCGTCCGCCAAGAAGAAAATTTTCATTTACATTTCTTATCGGAATCCTTTTTATTCTGCTTCTCTTGAATACTGCCATAGAGCACTTTCTGCCTATTTTGCTCTTACTAGGTACAGGCGGCGGTGTCTATTATTTAACCACCCGAAAATCCAGACTGGAAAAAGCCAATATTTCTCGGCGCCTGCAGGATTTAAAAGACAGCATTCGCTTGGCCGACCGCCAGATTAAGCTTCTGGACAGTTATTTGGATGCCAAAGAATACGCCCAATACAGTGTTGTCGGACGGCAGCTTCTGCCAAAATTAGAAGAAATTAAAGCCGAAGCGGACAGCCTTAAGAATAATATGGACATCGCCATCTATAAGAGGGTTACGAAAAAAGCAGAGGCCTTTGAGACCGATATTAAACTGCAGCTGGAAAAACTCCATATCAGCACGGCAGCTGAGCCTGTCGGCCAGGCAGAAAATGATTTATTCCATCAGGCTCCTGAGCTGATTAAAGTTTATGACAGTATCCAGACCGACCACCAAGCTATTCTTAAAAAAATTGAAGAAGCGGACAATAAGGCTGAACTCACAGCCCTTCATCAAGCCAATATGCAGCGGTTTCAGGATATTCTGGATGGCTATTTAAAAATCAAGTCCACTCCCAAAAATTATTATAATGCCGAAGAACGTTTGGAAAAGGCCAAGGCCGCTTTAGAACAGTTTGATTTGGACTTGGATGAAACGCTGCGCCAGCTCAATGAAAGCGACCTTAAAGATTTTGATGTCAGCCTCAGAATGATGGGACAAAAAGCAGATAACCTCTAAAAAACGGGCTTCCAAGTAAAAAAGCCCAAAGTCTACAGAAGCAGTAAAGGAGATTATGATGACAGATACATTTAACTTTGATATTGATGCAATCGCCAACAATGCTGTAGCCAAAACCGATAAAACAACAGAATTGATTACTTCCGGCGATACCAGCTCAGCTGGAAGCCTTTCTTTCTACGAAAAACTGACGGAAGAACAGCAAAAAGCTATTTCGGAAAAAACACCGGCACTGGTTGACCACTTTATCAGCGACCAAAATGCTCTGCTGGATTTCGGCCAGTCGGCTGTTGAAGGTGTCAATACTACCGTCAACCATATCTTAGCTGAACAGAAAAAGCTGGAAATCCCCCAAGTTGATGAATTGCTGCGCAATACCAACCGCGAACTGAATGGTTTTATCGCCAAATACAAAGATGCCAAGCCGGCTGAGCTTGAGAAAAAACCGAATTTTCTGCAAAAATTCTTCAAGCAGGGCAAGGCCGGACTTCAGGAGTTCTACTTTGACTCCAAAACAATCGAACAGAAAATGGACAGCATGGCTGCTAATGTTGTCAAACAAGAAGAAACTTTAGCCAGAAACATTGTTTCTGCTGAAATGCTGATTGAAGACAACACCAAATCCATTGAAAATCTAGTCGGAGTTATTGCCTTTATTGAAGCCGGCCAAAAAGAAGCAGCCCAGCGGGCAGATAAACTTCAAAACGACATTGCTCAGCTGGACAGCTCTACCCCTGAATACCAAGAAAAAACAGATGAACTGGCACGGATGACCGAAGTCATCAACACTCTTGAGCAGCAGCATACAGAATATGTCAGCCGGCTCTATGTCGCCTGGGCCACAACTCCGCAGATGCGCAATATGGTTAAAGTTTCCTCGGATATGCGGCAAAAACTGGGCATGCTGCGCCGCAACACCATCCCGACAATGAAACTCTCCATTGCCCAGCTGGGCATGCTGCAGCAATCCGTTCAGTCCGGTGCTACTGCCGATGCTATTGTCAACGCCAATAATGCCGCTCTGCAAATGCTGGCTGAAACCAGCAAAGAAGCCATTCCTGCTTTAGAAAAATCTGCCCAAAGCCCTACCGTCACGATTGCCTCTGTCACTTCACTGGCCGAAAGTCTGGTCGCACAAAACCAAGGCATTATCGCAGCCATTGACAGCGGACGCAAACAGCGGGCACAGCTGGAATCAGCTATTATCAAATCAGCTGAAACCATCAATGATTCGGTCAAACTCCGTGACGAAAAAATCGTCCAGGCCCTGCTTAATCAGGGAAAAGAAACCCAGCAGGACGTTGAAAGCCCAGACGAAGAAAAAACAGACTAGCATTGCAGCCAGTTCTTAAAACAAGCTTGTTTCGCATATAGGAATAAGCTTGTTTTTTCATGGAACAGCAAAAAGAACAGGGGTTTTCCTCTCAGCCCCTTTTCAGACAAGAAATAAAATCACAGAACTTTCCTCGGATAAATCCTGCCGCAAAGACTTTCGTCAATTAACAGTACAATCAGTCTTTTTTCAGTCTCACTCCCGCTTCTTTTGAGACCTTTTATGTTAAAATAATCTTATGGATAAAATCATTAAAACTATTTCAGAAAACGGGGCTTTCCGTGCTTATGTCCTTGACTGTACAGAGACCGTACGGACAGCCCAGCAAAAACATCATACTTTGGCCAGCTCCACCCTTGCCTTAGGCCGTGCCTTAATCGCCAATCAGATACTGGCTGCCAACCAAAAGGGCGACAGCCAGGTCACCCTGAAAA
It includes:
- a CDS encoding adenylosuccinate synthase codes for the protein MTSVVVVGTQWGDEGKGKITDFLSADAEVIARYQGGDNAGHTIVIDGKTFKLHLIPSGIFFPEKISVIGNGVVINPKSLVEELDYLHQQGIATESLRISDRAHVILPYHIKLDQLQEEAKGDNKIGTTNKGIGPAYMDKAARVGIRVADLLDKAIFAERLQANLAEKNRLFQKMYGCSEMAFADIFEEYYAYGQRIKEYVTDTSVILNDALDRGKRVLFEGAQGVMLDIDQGTYPFVTSSNPVAGGVTIGSGVGPSKINKVVGVCKAYTSRVGDGPFPTELFDEIGGRIRDIGHEYGTTTGRPRRVGWFDSVVMRHSRRVSGITNLSLNCIDVLSGLDTVKICVAYELDGQRISHYPASLEQLKRCRPIYEELPGWQEDITHVRSLEELPENARHYVRRIGELVGVRISTFSVGPGRDQTNILESVWANS
- a CDS encoding toxic anion resistance protein, whose product is MTDTFNFDIDAIANNAVAKTDKTTELITSGDTSSAGSLSFYEKLTEEQQKAISEKTPALVDHFISDQNALLDFGQSAVEGVNTTVNHILAEQKKLEIPQVDELLRNTNRELNGFIAKYKDAKPAELEKKPNFLQKFFKQGKAGLQEFYFDSKTIEQKMDSMAANVVKQEETLARNIVSAEMLIEDNTKSIENLVGVIAFIEAGQKEAAQRADKLQNDIAQLDSSTPEYQEKTDELARMTEVINTLEQQHTEYVSRLYVAWATTPQMRNMVKVSSDMRQKLGMLRRNTIPTMKLSIAQLGMLQQSVQSGATADAIVNANNAALQMLAETSKEAIPALEKSAQSPTVTIASVTSLAESLVAQNQGIIAAIDSGRKQRAQLESAIIKSAETINDSVKLRDEKIVQALLNQGKETQQDVESPDEEKTD
- the gshAB gene encoding bifunctional glutamate--cysteine ligase GshA/glutathione synthetase GshB → MARIDHILQDSPRSLPVLQATFGLERESLRINADHRLAQTPHPECLGSRDFHPYIQTDYSEPQMELITPVASSTKEALRFLSAITDVAQRSLEPTEYLWPLSMPPELREEEVEIAHLNDAFEYRYREYLRDVYGKILQSMSGIHYNMELGRDLIEQLYAVSGYNSPIAFRNALHLKLAQNFLRYQWLLTYLYGASPIAEPGFLKENKSGPVRSIRNSHLGYVNHENISVSYDSLQDYIEDIEGCVADGRLIAEKEFYSPVRLRGSKHNRDYLTQGVTYLEFRCFDLNPYTPTGIDQKTLDTVHLFSLALLWLDSSEQVDRELAQAKELNNRVALSHPLEKLPKEAPLDDLLTAMLAVITHFQLPSYYQELLEEIRRQADNPALTLAGRLHQEITQNSLAAFGRTKGQEHHAYAWEAPYALKGYENMELSTQMLLFDAIQQGIHFEILDEADQFLKLWHGSHYEYVKNGNMTAKDNYVVPLAMANKTVTKKILQEAGFPVPGGAEFSDKETALRHYSRIKQKPIVVKPKSTNFGLGISIFKEGLSLEAYEKALDIALAEDSAVLVEDYIEGTEYRFFILDGQCEAVLLRVAANITGDGRHTVRQLIDRKNANPLRGRDHRSPLEIIQLGEVEKLMLEQEGYQPDDILPQGQTVYLRRNSNISTGGDSIDCTESMDPSYKALAADMAKAMGAWACGVDLIIPDKEKPATAEEPNCTCIELNFNPSMYMHTYCQEGPGQAITPKILAKLFPEAAKQP